The DNA window atagtgtatgtgtgtgtgtgtgtgtgtatataataagcTTTCTCTTAGACTTTAAATCAAGAGTGCACGTTTATGCGTCAAACACAGTGATAAATACCCGCAGCAGCTGTGGAGCGTGAGCAGCTAAACAGGAAGGAAGTGAAAGTCACTGAGGTGTGAATGTGTGCTCTTCTGTCTCTCAGATGGAGCTGGACAGGTCCGCTGATCCGCATTCAGCCATCTGGGTTTCCACCACCAAGTCCACGGTTAATAAGTGGGTAAGTGCAGCTGGTGCGGGCCGTGACCTGCTTTAAAGAATCTGCAGCGTGTTCCTTTACTCCTTAATTAGTGTCACCCTTCGGCTAAAAATCCCGGGATGGGGTGCAAAGCTACTGTCTTTAATAACGGTTTAATTTGTTGCATGCTATAGGTTGCATCTTAAAATGAGAGAATGCTTCTGTTACTTTTGCAATTCACACTTTTCATGAAATAGCAATATttgcaaatattttcacaattgCATTCTCTGAATAATTATTAGATATGATGCATTAATCAGAGTTTGCCTGTATTTTAAACGAGTTTATGAGGCAGCACATGCAAAGAATGCAGTGACTGTGgtaactttaacatttgaaaggatactatgacaaagatatcgctttttttttctttttttcttcccagTCTCTGAAGGGTATCCATAATTTCCGAGCGTCTGGTGATTATGATAACGACTGCAGCGCTCCTCTGACGCCGCTGTGCACGCAGACAGAACAAGTGATCAAAGGTTCGACTGAGTTTGCATGTGCTTCAGTCCATCTTCAGATATGTTTCATAATAAGAATCTCCATCGAAAAGCATCTTTAGCCtgataatgtattttgtttataaaataaaagttcgaatttaatttagaattaatttaatttttcctaagtagtatttttttaagtaacaatatttatatttttattgtctgttttttataaagttaataatttactgtgtatatagtaataataattcttattattaataattacacacacatttttgaattttttttcattcataattttttttttaattcatagtatttatatttttattgtatgtttaaaaaaatatataacttaaggtgtttatatagtaataattattattaataattattattattattagacacacatttttataattttttgatattgatatttttagattttaattcataatatacacatttttattgtttgtttttataaagtttataatttactgtgtgtgtgtatatagtaattattattattgttaattataaatatttcaaattaaattttaattgataatatttaattttgtagattttaattaataatatttatatttttattgtctgtttttatagtttataatttactgtgtgtatataagtattattatttttattaataattatgcatttttatcattttttattttaaatgagtttatatttttagattaattcataattatatttttattttatttatatatattttattttcttatcaaGCTTATTTACTGtgtatatatagtaataataataatgattaataattagacatacacacatttctttcacctttttattttatatgataatatttatatttttatattttaattatgtttttataaagaTTATAATTACtgtctatatattataataattattattaataatcacacacacacacacacacacacacacacacacacatatatatatatatatatatatatatatatatatatatatatatatatatttgtttataatgttacataataaggtttttaatgttaatgtgtGGTCTTGACCTCTAGGTGGCGCCAGTATAATTCAGTGCCACATTCTGAACGACAAGCGACACATTCTGACCAAAGACACCAACAATAACGTGGCGTACTGGGATGTGCTGAAGGTAACGTTCACGCTTGTGTGTCTCGATCTGAACGCTAGCGGCCGTGTGACAGCTGTGtcgtctctctctgtgtctcaggCCTGTAAAGTGGAAGACCTGGGCAAGACGGAGTTTGATGAAGAGATCAAGAAAAGGTTCAAGATGGTTTATGTGCCGAACTGGTTCTCGGTGGATCTGAAGACAGGGGTGCGTCACGACAGGACGGGGTTTACGCTCCTCTTCAGTGAATGTTTTATTGATCGTTTGGCTTGTGATTAACAGATGCTGACCATAACGCTGGACGAGAGCGACTGCTTTGCAGCCTGGGTTTCTGCTAAAGACGCTGGCTTCTCCAGCCCGGACGGATCCGACCCCAAACGTGAGCCGAGCTGATTGTGGTGacagatgatgatggtgatgaagaCGAGTTATTAATGTGTTGTTCTGCAGTGAATCTGGGAGGACTGCTGCTGCAGGCGCTGCTGGAGTATTGGCCTCGCACTCACATTAACCCTTCGGATGACGAGAGCGAACTCAATCATGGGAGCGGTGAAGACTCATCCCTTTactaaaacacaaacactttAAATACATTGAGCTCGCCATGAAAATAGCCATAGATGCTGGTatggcaattaaaaaaatatatatatattaataaaaaaaaaagtgctgaatagaaaatgtaatataaaataaatctggaagtaatataaaaaaaaataataataataataataatatatatatatatatatatatatatatatatatatatatatatatatatatatatatatatatacaattaaatatcataaataaataatataaatatttaaagagtTAAGATGCACATGAAATAACATATcaaaatttataattataatattattgttaatattaccattttataaacacataattcattgtattattattattgtataatgcTATATGTAATAATAGTTCTTAATCTAAAAATCTTTTAATATAAATGAGTTGTAGTTAGTGTAGAACTTACACATTAAATTAACATATTGCACATATGTATGTAAAATGGtacattttaaaagtagtaataataaatgGCAATAATTCTAAACTTGcatattgtatttttgtaatataaGTTACAATTAATTGGAcaaaataatatacaagtttgTAATTACtgttatataatgataataataataagagaacCTATGTAACtaacatatttatattcattattcatatttttagaaagctagataataataataaaatgtgtatattatatatgtaataatgaatatgtaaattatgtaaaatacttatattaattataaatatttttgtttaataataataataaaaagaggaCCTATGTAACTActacacacattttatatatttaaatttatattaattatacatatttttataaagctagataataataatacaatgaatattataaatatacatgtatatattatataaataatttttgtatattatatgtaataataaatatttaaaatatttataatgtacatATTTTAGTTTATTGCTAGATAATAATGATGTAGAGTAATTACTTGTTTTGTTTCATAACTCATTAAACTTCCATAATGTGAACTATAATATATTCAGCAGGAAGGGCTTGATTTTTCCTGCtcatttttctttcaaatataaaTCTTCAGTATTTACTGAAACGTGTTCGGTGTGTTTCCTCAGTGAACGGCGAGCTCGAGAGCCGGATGCAGAAAGGAAACGGATATTTCCAGGTGCCTCCACACACTCCGGTGATCTTCGGAGAAGCGGGAGGACGGACGTTGTTCAGGTGTGTGTCCTGGGTTCGATCAGGTCTGTAGACGTCTGTGTTTGCTGATGAACTGTGTCTGTCTCAGGCTGCTGTGTCGAGACTCCGGAGGAGAAACCGAGTCCATGTTACTGAACGAGACGGTCCCGCAGTGGGTCATCGACATCACCGTAGACGTAAGAGTCCACCAGATCCTCTTCAGAGTGTGTTACACTTATCATTTCTGTCATGTAACAGGATTTCTTTCTTTGTCTTGCAGAAAAACATGCCTAAATTCAACAAAATCCCATTCTACCTCCAGCCCCATTCATCGTCCGGAGCGAAGACGTTAAAGAAGTAAGTGTGACCTGATGTTTCTGACTGAAGCTTATTAGACGGAGATGGATCTACAGGTTTATCTTGgtttaaaggcacagttcacccaaaaattggtATAATTTATTCCTCGTCAAATTTGGTGTGTGTATAAATAtcttgaagaatgttgggaaccaaacagttgctggtacccattgacttccatcaACCATTTGGTTCCTAACATTCTTCAgagtaagatattttgaagatgtttttaaagAACCAAACAGTAGCCGGTAGCCATTTCTCttcaatagtatttttttattttttatatggaaACCATTGactactgtcaactgtttggttttcaatATTCTTCAAAGTATGTCTTTAAAAATTgtcttattttgaagaatgttggaaaccaaacagttgctggtacccattgacttccatagatgtagtaaaaaaaataaaaaaatgccatcaaacatttggttcccaacattcttcagaataagatattttgaagatattttgaataaccAAACAGAagccggtagccattgacttctatagaattttttatatatatgtaagccattggctaccgtcaactgtttggttttcaatATTCTATATTTGGAAACCATaccgtatataaaaaaaaaaaatcttattttgaagaatgttggaaaccaaacagttgctggtacccattgacttccatagtagtagtagtaaaaaaaaaaatatatatatatagaaatctaCAGGCAAGTatttggttcccaacattcttcagaataacatattttgaagatattttgaagaaccaaacagtggccggtagccattgacttctgtagtatttattttattttatttttttaatatggaaGCCATTGGTTACCGTCAACTGTTTCGTTTTCAATATTCTTCATAGAATATCTTTACAAATTatcttattttgaagaatgttggaaaccaaacagttgctggtactCATTGACTTCTATAGGGTTTTTACTACTACTATGGATGTCAATGGGTACCAGCAACCGTTTGGTTCccaacatttcacaaaaaaaaaaaaaaacttgagggggaataaattgacgattttaattttattcaaattttgttcagcatttattcaaaagaagactttttaaagatatattttgaataatgttggaaaccaaacagttgatggtagccattgacttccatagtagtattaaaaaaaaaaaacttaaaacactGTAGAAGTCAATGgataccagcaactgtttggtttccaacattattcaaaataaaataactttttaataatattgaaaacCAAACTGTTGATGGTAGCCAATGGCttccatagtaaaaaaaaaaaaagaaataaaaatactatagaagtcaatggctaccggctACTGTTTggttttttaaaatatcttatttttaagaatgttgggaaccaaatACTTGCCTGTAGCCATTTACTTCCTCAGTAGGGAAAatatataatggaagtcaatgggtaccgtcaactGTATGGTTCAAACATTGTTCaaaataagactttttttaaatatatattttgaagaatgttgggaaacAAACGGTTGatggcagccattgacttccatagtagcagaagtaaaaaaactaaaaaaacaagtcAATGGGTACCAGCAATTGTTTGgtttacaatattattaaaaattagaTACTTTTTAAAGATATATTTGGAGAATATTGAGAACCATACAGTTGTCGGTAGCCAATGGATtccatagtaaaaataaaataaaaagtactatagaagtcaatgggtaccgtcaactGTATGGCTTCCAACACTCTTCAAAATATGTTGTTTCATGTTCAACAGAAGatagaaactcatacaggtttgcaagGAACGCCTTAAAGATGACTAAATAACGAAAaaaggtgaactgtccctttaaaatacttttttataaataaactggaCTGAAAAAGTTGCCGATTGTTTCTTTTTGTCATCCGTTCATGGCATCTGTTGCACAGAATACACTTCCTGGCTGTCGTTGCACATGGTCACGGGAATGaacagtggtgtgtgtgtttgtagggatCGTCTGTCGGCCAGTGACATGTTACAGGTGAGGAAGGTGATGGAGCACGTGTATGAAAAGATCATCAACCTGGACAGCGAGTCTCAGACGGGCGCTTCGTCTGCAGAGAAGCCCAGCGAacagaaggaggaggaggacatgGCAGTGCTAGCGGAGGAGAAGATCGAGCTGCTCTGTCAAGATCAGGTATTGGGATCCAACTTATTATCTTTACATTAAATTGCATGTGCAAAATATCATAGTACTGTACTTTTACAATAGAATGCATTATGATTACAATTCACAAGGCTTTCacgaattaaatataaatatatataaaagctaaATCGGCTGTGATGCATTCTTTATTCATCAATTTGTAAATgtagaattaaaaaatattattgcattttatgcaaataaaattagTGCATCACTCAGACCCAAAATTATGTCTTTTAACAATTGCTT is part of the Carassius gibelio isolate Cgi1373 ecotype wild population from Czech Republic chromosome B24, carGib1.2-hapl.c, whole genome shotgun sequence genome and encodes:
- the LOC128013421 gene encoding WD repeat-containing protein 48 isoform X1, which produces MATHHRQNAAGRRKVQVSYVIRDEVEKYNRNGVNALQLDPALNRLFTAGRDSIIRIWSINQHKQDPYIASMEHHTDWVNDIVLCCNGKTLISASSDTTVKVWNAHKGFCMSTLRTHKDYVKALAYAKDKELVASAGLDRQIFLWDVNTLTALTASNNTVTTSSLSGNKDSIYSLAMNQMGTVIVSGSTEKVLRVWDPRTCAKLMKLKGHTDNVKSLLLNRDGTQCLSGSSDGTIRLWSLGQQRCIATYRVHDEGVWALQANEAFTHVYSGGRDRKIYCTDLRSPDIRVLICEENAPVLKMELDRSADPHSAIWVSTTKSTVNKWSLKGIHNFRASGDYDNDCSAPLTPLCTQTEQVIKGGASIIQCHILNDKRHILTKDTNNNVAYWDVLKACKVEDLGKTEFDEEIKKRFKMVYVPNWFSVDLKTGMLTITLDESDCFAAWVSAKDAGFSSPDGSDPKLNLGGLLLQALLEYWPRTHINPSDDESELNHGSVNGELESRMQKGNGYFQVPPHTPVIFGEAGGRTLFRLLCRDSGGETESMLLNETVPQWVIDITVDKNMPKFNKIPFYLQPHSSSGAKTLKKDRLSASDMLQVRKVMEHVYEKIINLDSESQTGASSAEKPSEQKEEEDMAVLAEEKIELLCQDQVLDPNMDLRTVKHFIWKSGGDLTLHYRQKST
- the LOC128013421 gene encoding WD repeat-containing protein 48 isoform X2 encodes the protein MATHHRQNAAGRRKVQVSYVIRDEVEKYNRNGVNALQLDPALNRLFTAGRDSIIRIWSINQHKDPYIASMEHHTDWVNDIVLCCNGKTLISASSDTTVKVWNAHKGFCMSTLRTHKDYVKALAYAKDKELVASAGLDRQIFLWDVNTLTALTASNNTVTTSSLSGNKDSIYSLAMNQMGTVIVSGSTEKVLRVWDPRTCAKLMKLKGHTDNVKSLLLNRDGTQCLSGSSDGTIRLWSLGQQRCIATYRVHDEGVWALQANEAFTHVYSGGRDRKIYCTDLRSPDIRVLICEENAPVLKMELDRSADPHSAIWVSTTKSTVNKWSLKGIHNFRASGDYDNDCSAPLTPLCTQTEQVIKGGASIIQCHILNDKRHILTKDTNNNVAYWDVLKACKVEDLGKTEFDEEIKKRFKMVYVPNWFSVDLKTGMLTITLDESDCFAAWVSAKDAGFSSPDGSDPKLNLGGLLLQALLEYWPRTHINPSDDESELNHGSVNGELESRMQKGNGYFQVPPHTPVIFGEAGGRTLFRLLCRDSGGETESMLLNETVPQWVIDITVDKNMPKFNKIPFYLQPHSSSGAKTLKKDRLSASDMLQVRKVMEHVYEKIINLDSESQTGASSAEKPSEQKEEEDMAVLAEEKIELLCQDQVLDPNMDLRTVKHFIWKSGGDLTLHYRQKST